One genomic segment of [Phormidium] sp. ETS-05 includes these proteins:
- a CDS encoding response regulator has protein sequence MEFKSLETILIVDDTTTNLAVISRTLRNAGFKILVAKDGERALEVVELETPDLILMDVIMPGIDGFETCRRIKNNSATKDIPVIFMTALADTVDKVKGLSMGAVDYITKPFQEEEVVARVKQHLRMHYLTRKLEEQNALLQKEIQERKSAQEASSAKSQFLAKMSHELRTPLNAILGFSQLMERDDRLSQEQREYLGIISRSGEHLLNLINDVLEMSKIEAGRVTLKESSFDLSAMLKSIEEMFALKAQSKGLLLEIQSAPEVPQCIKTDEGKLRQVLINILGNAIKFTESGSVKLGVEVRKRGDDPTVEQIHFTIQDSGPGITEEEIHTIFEPFVQAELGRKSNQGTGLGLPISREFVHLMGGEISVSSVVEKGTIFHFHIPLHRSKATSTPLSPVSRRAIGLAPGQPTYRILVVEDKWENRQLLVKMLEPLGFQVLEATNGKEGVELWQESQPDLIWMDIQMPVMDGYEATQQIKGTREGKFTPIIALSASAFEEERAAIFAAGCDDFASKPLQEAEILAKMAAHLGVRYIYEEPTSSGTSPSSPLDAEIATISLKPEDLAQLPSELVVQLHEAAVTVNAEQILGLLEQIPADRAPLGAALANLVNDFRFDIIVNLTAQNNGNS, from the coding sequence ATGGAATTTAAATCATTGGAAACAATTTTGATTGTTGATGATACTACCACCAATTTAGCAGTAATTTCCCGAACCTTGAGAAATGCCGGATTTAAAATATTAGTAGCGAAAGATGGAGAAAGAGCCCTAGAAGTAGTGGAATTAGAAACCCCAGACCTGATTTTGATGGATGTCATAATGCCCGGTATCGATGGGTTTGAAACCTGTAGGCGCATCAAAAACAATTCTGCCACTAAAGACATTCCCGTAATTTTTATGACGGCTCTGGCGGATACAGTTGATAAAGTCAAGGGGCTATCGATGGGGGCGGTAGATTACATTACCAAACCGTTTCAGGAAGAGGAGGTGGTCGCCCGAGTCAAACAGCATCTGAGAATGCACTATTTGACCAGAAAGCTGGAAGAGCAAAACGCCCTCCTGCAAAAAGAAATTCAGGAAAGAAAAAGCGCCCAAGAAGCCAGCAGTGCTAAAAGCCAGTTTCTCGCCAAAATGAGCCACGAACTGCGCACCCCCCTGAATGCGATTTTAGGTTTCTCGCAACTGATGGAACGGGACGATCGGCTCTCCCAAGAGCAGCGAGAATACCTCGGCATCATCAGCCGCAGCGGCGAACACTTGCTGAATTTGATTAACGACGTTTTGGAAATGTCCAAAATCGAGGCGGGACGGGTGACGCTCAAAGAAAGTAGCTTCGACTTATCCGCGATGCTCAAGAGTATCGAAGAGATGTTTGCCCTCAAAGCCCAATCTAAAGGTTTACTCCTGGAAATCCAATCAGCACCGGAGGTGCCCCAGTGCATCAAAACCGACGAGGGGAAATTGCGTCAGGTTTTGATTAATATTTTGGGCAATGCCATCAAATTTACCGAATCCGGAAGCGTCAAACTTGGCGTAGAAGTCCGGAAGAGGGGTGATGACCCCACAGTGGAGCAGATCCACTTTACCATCCAAGACAGCGGACCAGGTATCACAGAAGAAGAAATCCATACCATCTTCGAGCCCTTCGTCCAAGCGGAGCTAGGGCGAAAATCCAATCAAGGCACCGGTTTGGGTTTGCCGATCAGCCGTGAATTTGTACATCTGATGGGGGGAGAAATCTCTGTTAGTAGCGTCGTGGAGAAAGGCACGATTTTTCACTTCCACATTCCCCTGCACCGGAGCAAAGCCACCAGCACCCCACTTTCGCCAGTGTCGCGGCGGGCGATCGGTCTCGCACCAGGTCAACCCACCTATCGTATCCTGGTAGTAGAGGACAAATGGGAAAACCGCCAACTCCTCGTCAAGATGCTAGAACCCCTAGGTTTCCAAGTCCTAGAAGCCACCAACGGCAAAGAAGGTGTGGAACTGTGGCAAGAAAGCCAGCCGGACCTGATTTGGATGGATATCCAAATGCCGGTGATGGATGGCTACGAAGCCACCCAGCAGATTAAAGGCACGCGGGAGGGAAAATTCACTCCCATCATCGCCCTCAGTGCCAGTGCTTTTGAAGAAGAGCGCGCCGCCATTTTTGCCGCTGGGTGCGACGACTTCGCCAGCAAGCCTTTACAAGAGGCAGAAATTTTGGCCAAGATGGCAGCACACTTGGGGGTGCGCTATATATATGAAGAGCCCACCTCGAGCGGCACTTCTCCAAGTTCACCCCTGGACGCGGAGATAGCCACAATCTCATTAAAACCGGAAGACCTAGCCCAACTGCCGTCCGAATTGGTGGTGCAACTACATGAGGCAGCGGTAACAGTGAATGCAGAGCAGATTTTGGGTCTGTTAGAACAAATCCCAGCCGATCGTGCCCCCTTGGGCGCCGCTCTAGCCAATTTAGTCAATGACTTTCGCTTTGATATAATTGTAAATCTAACTGCACAAAATAATGGCAATTCCTGA